In a single window of the Ancylothrix sp. D3o genome:
- a CDS encoding AAA family ATPase → MIISHIVLKNWRNFTFVDVDLQERVFLVGPNACGKSNFLDAFRFLRDLAKPGGGLQKAVIDRGGVSKIRSLYARRLSDVEIEIHLSESAFKKPVWKYAIGIKQKKGGKNDAIIAYERVWKGDEQIVNRPNTEDNNDELRLTQTYLEQINANAEFREISKALETILYLHLIPQLVRHPEAYGMAGISEDPFGRTFLERVVKTPEKTRRNRLKKIEEALQFAVPQMKNLSDTKDVMGMPHLEAVYEHWRPKAGKQREDQFSDGTLRLIGLFWSLLESDSLLLLEEPELSLNAAIVAKLPALIHRMQKQKKRQVILSTHSGDLLSDEGIGGEEVLLMTPTAEGTKVQLASDIQDIKLLLEGGLSIAEAALPKIAPGQVHQLSLFP, encoded by the coding sequence ATGATTATATCTCACATTGTATTAAAAAATTGGCGTAATTTTACATTTGTTGATGTGGACTTGCAGGAACGGGTTTTTTTAGTCGGGCCCAATGCTTGCGGAAAGTCTAATTTTTTGGATGCGTTCCGATTTTTGCGAGATTTAGCAAAACCAGGAGGCGGTTTACAAAAAGCAGTAATAGATCGAGGTGGGGTGTCAAAAATTCGCAGTCTTTATGCGCGCCGGCTTTCAGATGTGGAGATAGAGATTCATCTATCAGAGTCAGCTTTTAAAAAGCCGGTGTGGAAATATGCCATTGGAATTAAACAAAAAAAAGGGGGTAAAAATGATGCAATTATTGCCTATGAACGAGTGTGGAAAGGGGATGAGCAAATTGTAAACCGGCCTAATACTGAAGACAATAATGATGAATTAAGACTGACGCAGACTTATTTGGAACAAATTAACGCCAATGCTGAATTTAGAGAAATTTCTAAAGCTTTGGAAACCATCTTATACTTGCATTTAATTCCGCAATTGGTACGTCATCCAGAAGCTTATGGAATGGCCGGTATTTCCGAAGATCCCTTTGGCAGAACATTTTTAGAAAGGGTGGTAAAAACGCCAGAAAAAACACGCCGAAATCGCCTCAAAAAAATAGAGGAGGCTTTACAATTTGCAGTCCCCCAGATGAAAAATTTAAGTGATACAAAAGATGTTATGGGGATGCCACATTTAGAGGCAGTTTATGAACACTGGAGACCCAAAGCAGGAAAGCAAAGAGAGGATCAATTTTCTGACGGAACATTACGATTAATCGGGTTATTTTGGTCGTTGTTAGAAAGTGATTCTTTATTGTTATTAGAAGAACCAGAACTGTCATTAAATGCGGCGATTGTTGCTAAGTTGCCGGCGCTTATTCACCGAATGCAAAAGCAGAAAAAACGCCAAGTGATTTTGAGTACCCACAGTGGAGATTTACTTTCCGATGAAGGAATTGGAGGCGAAGAAGTTTTACTAATGACACCCACAGCAGAAGGAACAAAAGTACAATTAGCTTCCGATATTCAAGATATTAAACTCTTGCTAGAAGGAGGATTAAGTATTGCAGAAGCAGCCTTACCCAAGATAGCCCCCGGACAAGTTCACCAATTAAGTTTATTCCCATGA
- a CDS encoding alpha/beta fold hydrolase, with translation MSYIQIRGANHYYEWIPAASGNKPVMVFLHGWAGSARYWQSTAEALADKFDCLLYDMRGFGRSRLMQAEQTEATTKAELDYEMESYADDLLALLDALNLQKVYINAHSMGASVATFFINRYPQRVEKVILTCSGVFEYDEKAFKAFHKFGGYVVKFRPKWLSKIPLADQMFMARFLRRPIPAPMRQAFLEDFIMADYEAALNTIFTSVSERAAMVMPGEFAKLQVPVLLVAGEYDQIIPAKLGRTAAQQSSNVKYVEMAETAHFPMLEDPENYLKLVEEFLS, from the coding sequence ATGTCATATATTCAAATTCGCGGTGCAAATCATTATTATGAATGGATACCGGCTGCTTCTGGCAATAAGCCGGTGATGGTATTTTTACACGGCTGGGCCGGCTCGGCTCGCTATTGGCAAAGCACCGCCGAAGCTTTAGCCGATAAATTTGACTGTCTGCTTTATGATATGCGTGGTTTTGGCAGATCCCGCTTGATGCAAGCCGAACAAACAGAAGCCACAACCAAAGCAGAATTAGACTATGAAATGGAAAGCTATGCAGATGATTTGCTGGCGCTTTTAGATGCCTTAAATTTACAAAAAGTGTACATCAATGCTCACTCAATGGGTGCCTCAGTAGCGACATTTTTTATTAATAGATATCCCCAACGAGTAGAAAAAGTAATTCTAACTTGTAGTGGCGTCTTTGAATATGACGAAAAAGCCTTTAAAGCCTTTCATAAATTTGGCGGTTATGTAGTCAAATTTCGCCCAAAATGGTTATCAAAAATTCCTTTAGCTGACCAAATGTTTATGGCGAGGTTTCTACGCCGGCCCATTCCCGCCCCCATGCGCCAAGCATTTTTAGAAGACTTTATTATGGCAGATTATGAGGCGGCGCTGAATACAATTTTTACCTCCGTCAGCGAACGCGCAGCAATGGTAATGCCAGGAGAATTTGCTAAATTGCAAGTGCCGGTGTTATTAGTAGCCGGAGAATATGACCAAATTATCCCCGCCAAATTAGGCAGAACAGCAGCACAACAAAGCTCCAATGTCAAGTATGTAGAAATGGCAGAAACAGCACATTTTCCAATGTTAGAAGATCCAGAAAATTACTTAAAATTAGTCGAAGAATTTTTGAGTTAA
- a CDS encoding YkvA family protein — MNFSISALYTWYRNTLRHPKYRWWLILGTAAYLFSPFDISPDFLPVVGQIDDVMLVTLLVSEVSQLLIERFKEKQGQEAGVAGQDVAMGTEPSQSSTIDVDAAAVK; from the coding sequence ATGAATTTTTCTATCTCGGCGCTTTATACTTGGTACCGCAACACCCTGCGCCATCCGAAATATCGCTGGTGGTTGATTTTGGGGACGGCTGCTTACTTGTTTTCCCCGTTTGATATTTCGCCTGACTTTTTGCCGGTGGTTGGCCAAATTGATGATGTAATGTTGGTGACGCTTTTGGTGAGCGAAGTTTCTCAGCTTTTGATTGAGCGGTTTAAAGAAAAACAAGGACAAGAGGCTGGGGTTGCCGGTCAAGACGTGGCAATGGGCACTGAGCCGAGCCAAAGCAGCACAATTGATGTGGATGCGGCTGCCGTTAAATAA
- the lpxD gene encoding UDP-3-O-(3-hydroxymyristoyl)glucosamine N-acyltransferase produces the protein MKFSYIIEKLGESAHNNSLSSTAIGDPEITGVTAVDEAHTGTLSYIEGSKFGKQLATTSATALILPKDQQLIAAATERGIAWISTGDPRLLFAKAIRLFYQPYHPAPKIHPSAEIHPSAEIGEKVSIGAGVVIESGVKIGSGVCIHPNVVIYPDVEIGERTILHANCTIHERTSIGSDCVIHSGAVIGAEGFGFVPTATGWYKMQQSGRTVLEDRVEVGCNTTIDRPAVGETRVGHNTKIDNLVQIGHGCKIGSNCAFAAQVGLAGGVKIGNNVILAGQVGIANQAKIGDRAIASAKAGIHNDIAPGEIVSGTPALPHKQFLKVSAVTSRLPEIYESLKQLQRQFKNKAGDP, from the coding sequence ATGAAATTTAGCTATATCATAGAAAAACTTGGCGAAAGTGCCCACAATAATAGCTTGAGTAGCACCGCAATAGGAGACCCAGAAATTACAGGGGTGACAGCAGTTGACGAAGCGCACACCGGCACCCTTAGTTATATAGAAGGCTCAAAATTTGGAAAGCAATTAGCCACAACATCAGCAACAGCATTAATTTTGCCAAAAGATCAACAACTGATAGCCGCAGCGACCGAGCGGGGCATTGCGTGGATAAGTACAGGTGATCCGAGATTATTATTTGCCAAAGCAATTAGATTGTTTTATCAACCTTACCACCCAGCCCCAAAAATTCATCCGAGTGCAGAAATTCATCCGAGTGCAGAAATTGGCGAAAAAGTATCTATTGGGGCCGGTGTTGTCATAGAATCTGGAGTAAAAATTGGCAGCGGTGTGTGCATCCATCCCAACGTCGTGATTTATCCCGATGTAGAAATAGGAGAGCGGACAATTTTACACGCCAACTGCACAATTCACGAACGTACAAGCATTGGATCAGATTGCGTCATTCATAGTGGAGCCGTGATAGGAGCAGAAGGGTTTGGTTTTGTGCCAACAGCGACAGGATGGTACAAAATGCAGCAATCGGGACGCACAGTATTAGAAGACAGAGTAGAAGTCGGTTGTAATACTACAATTGACCGGCCCGCAGTCGGAGAAACCCGCGTCGGACACAACACAAAAATTGACAATTTAGTACAAATTGGTCACGGGTGTAAAATTGGCTCAAACTGTGCATTTGCTGCCCAAGTAGGATTAGCCGGCGGCGTAAAAATTGGCAACAATGTTATTTTGGCCGGTCAAGTAGGGATTGCCAATCAAGCCAAAATCGGGGATAGAGCAATTGCCTCAGCCAAAGCAGGAATTCATAACGACATTGCCCCCGGAGAGATTGTCTCAGGAACTCCCGCCTTACCCCACAAACAATTTCTTAAGGTATCCGCAGTTACCAGCCGCCTGCCAGAAATTTATGAATCTCTTAAGCAACTTCAGCGTCAGTTTAAAAATAAAGCCGGCGATCCCTAA
- the cbiE gene encoding precorrin-6y C5,15-methyltransferase (decarboxylating) subunit CbiE — protein sequence MSAVHIVGIGLDGPAGLTKPVLLLVEMATLLVGSESHLSYFPNHPAQRVILGEISEAIGVIRPLLSNQPALEEMQVEPPQELIVVFVSGDPLFFGLGRLLRAELPPEKLTFHPHLSWLQLAFNRIKVPWQDVRTISATGGEVQELQEALRGKADKIAVLTNRNCGPQAIARLLLSLDLPWVYEFWVCENLGGTKERVQSWLMSDRQAVSDLLARTFDELSVVVLLRRPGVSPVLDLSKLPVLGLADSTFGVESDSKESDWPKLRSTTGGAKPLPREVRLLVLLELAPSPAQVIWNVGAGTGDLAIEVARLCPSSQVYAIEKTATATVLIEENCRRLKVSNVVSINGTAPEILYRLPAPDRIFIGGTGGQLRSILGVCGSQLKTGGVLVMATETLERLNDALIWVNERSRRLPSWSYRLLQVNLSRSLPVTGQTRYLPLNPVTILTVVQGSAS from the coding sequence CAGTACATATTGTGGGTATTGGGTTAGATGGGCCGGCAGGACTAACAAAGCCGGTGCTTTTGCTGGTGGAAATGGCAACGCTTTTAGTAGGGAGCGAGTCTCACTTAAGTTATTTTCCAAATCACCCAGCACAGCGTGTGATTCTGGGAGAGATCAGCGAGGCAATTGGGGTGATACGCCCATTGCTTTCTAATCAGCCGGCACTTGAAGAGATGCAGGTGGAACCACCGCAAGAATTGATTGTGGTGTTTGTTTCGGGAGATCCGTTGTTTTTTGGCTTGGGGCGTTTGTTGCGAGCGGAGTTACCCCCAGAGAAACTTACGTTTCACCCGCATTTAAGTTGGCTGCAACTGGCGTTTAACCGCATTAAGGTGCCTTGGCAAGATGTTCGCACGATCAGCGCGACTGGTGGAGAGGTGCAGGAGTTACAGGAGGCGTTGCGCGGCAAAGCGGACAAAATTGCGGTGCTTACAAATCGCAATTGCGGGCCCCAGGCTATTGCACGGTTGCTTTTGTCTTTGGATTTGCCTTGGGTTTATGAGTTTTGGGTGTGTGAAAATTTAGGCGGTACGAAAGAGCGAGTACAGTCTTGGTTGATGTCTGACCGGCAGGCGGTGAGTGATTTGTTGGCGCGGACGTTTGATGAGTTGAGTGTGGTGGTTTTGCTGCGCCGGCCTGGGGTTTCTCCTGTTTTAGATTTGTCAAAGTTGCCGGTGTTGGGATTAGCTGATAGCACGTTTGGTGTGGAAAGCGATAGCAAAGAAAGCGACTGGCCCAAATTACGCTCAACTACCGGCGGGGCGAAGCCATTGCCGCGAGAGGTGCGACTTTTAGTGCTGCTGGAGTTGGCACCTAGTCCCGCTCAAGTTATTTGGAATGTTGGGGCCGGCACGGGGGATCTCGCTATTGAAGTCGCGCGTTTATGTCCGTCTTCGCAAGTGTATGCCATTGAAAAAACGGCAACTGCGACGGTGTTAATTGAGGAAAATTGCCGCCGCTTAAAAGTCAGCAATGTGGTTTCGATTAATGGCACCGCACCGGAGATTTTATACCGTTTACCGGCCCCCGACCGAATTTTTATCGGCGGCACCGGCGGCCAGTTGCGGTCTATTTTGGGCGTTTGCGGTTCCCAGTTAAAAACCGGCGGGGTGTTGGTGATGGCCACTGAGACGCTGGAGCGTCTTAATGATGCTTTGATTTGGGTAAACGAGCGTTCGCGGCGCTTGCCTAGTTGGAGTTACCGGCTCTTGCAAGTTAATTTATCGCGTTCTTTGCCGGTGACGGGGCAGACCCGCTATTTGCCACTTAATCCGGTCACGATTTTAACGGTTGTCCAGGGCAGTGCTTCTTGA
- a CDS encoding S1 RNA-binding domain-containing protein, with the protein MDVKSTRSPKANASFSMDDFAKALEQHDYKFTKGQVVRGKPFAYESEGVFVDIAGKSPAFLPAAEVSLRRDVNLAEVVPLKQERDFLIIREANADGQVTVSLKELELKQAWDKLLETQESGKSISVRVTGVNKGGVTVDVEGLRGFIPRSHLMARENLPALIGERLSAGFLEINQENNKLVLSERLVAQANRASDFAVGQLVEGTISSIKPFGVFVDLDGATALLHIKQVSQSFINNLTDLFKPNQPIKAVVIEVDEWKGRIALATKVLENYPGEIVEKFPEVMAEAEQRAKKINQKAAETAAAEG; encoded by the coding sequence ATGGATGTAAAATCGACCCGCTCTCCAAAGGCAAACGCATCATTTTCAATGGATGATTTTGCCAAAGCCCTCGAACAACACGACTACAAGTTTACCAAGGGGCAGGTAGTACGAGGCAAGCCGTTTGCTTATGAGTCGGAGGGTGTGTTTGTAGATATTGCCGGTAAGTCGCCGGCTTTTCTCCCCGCCGCTGAAGTTTCTTTGAGACGGGATGTGAATTTGGCAGAGGTTGTGCCCCTGAAACAAGAACGAGATTTTTTAATTATCCGCGAAGCTAATGCTGATGGCCAAGTAACGGTTTCTCTCAAGGAATTGGAACTCAAACAAGCTTGGGATAAGTTGTTAGAAACTCAAGAAAGTGGTAAGTCAATTTCTGTTCGGGTAACGGGGGTAAATAAAGGCGGAGTTACGGTAGATGTGGAAGGTTTACGCGGCTTTATTCCTCGTTCTCATCTGATGGCGCGAGAAAATTTGCCGGCTTTAATTGGTGAACGTCTCAGTGCCGGTTTTTTAGAAATCAATCAAGAAAATAACAAATTAGTCTTGTCTGAGCGTTTGGTGGCCCAAGCAAATCGAGCCAGTGACTTTGCTGTAGGTCAATTGGTGGAAGGTACTATTTCCAGTATTAAGCCTTTTGGGGTGTTTGTTGATTTGGATGGGGCGACGGCGCTTTTACATATTAAGCAGGTGAGTCAGTCTTTTATTAATAATCTGACGGATTTGTTTAAGCCAAATCAGCCAATTAAGGCGGTGGTAATTGAGGTGGATGAGTGGAAAGGGCGAATTGCTCTTGCTACAAAGGTGCTGGAAAATTACCCTGGCGAAATTGTGGAAAAATTCCCTGAAGTAATGGCGGAAGCAGAACAACGGGCAAAGAAAATTAACCAAAAAGCTGCGGAAACTGCGGCGGCTGAGGGTTAA
- a CDS encoding DUF4276 family protein encodes MSDIPINLAVEDALSEAVVREMLKQSQRPFSIGICLNKGGYGYLKKIISGLNHAAKGSAYLVLTDLDNAECPQEIISTWLEQPKHPNLIFRIAVREVEAWLLAHRETFAKYVGISKDLIPRNADEIADPKQTLINLVRKSKKRDLKEAIVPADNSTAKIGKDYNGQLIQFVKNHWQIELAKQNSPSLEKAMKAILNFQITWEQ; translated from the coding sequence ATGAGCGATATTCCCATAAATTTAGCTGTGGAAGATGCTTTAAGCGAGGCTGTAGTGCGAGAAATGCTAAAGCAATCTCAACGGCCTTTTTCCATAGGAATTTGTTTAAATAAAGGAGGTTATGGCTATCTGAAAAAAATTATATCAGGCTTAAATCATGCAGCCAAAGGAAGCGCCTATTTAGTTTTAACAGACTTAGATAATGCTGAATGTCCCCAAGAAATAATTTCAACATGGCTAGAACAACCAAAACATCCCAACTTAATATTCAGAATTGCCGTCAGAGAAGTTGAAGCCTGGTTATTAGCACATCGAGAAACCTTTGCAAAATATGTAGGAATTTCCAAAGATTTAATACCAAGAAACGCCGATGAAATAGCCGATCCCAAACAAACACTAATCAACCTAGTCCGCAAATCAAAAAAGCGAGACTTAAAAGAAGCAATAGTGCCGGCGGACAACAGCACTGCTAAAATAGGAAAAGACTACAACGGTCAACTCATCCAATTTGTAAAAAACCATTGGCAAATAGAACTAGCCAAACAAAACTCCCCCAGCTTAGAAAAAGCAATGAAAGCCATCCTAAACTTTCAAATAACCTGGGAACAATAA
- a CDS encoding BPTD_3080 family restriction endonuclease, with the protein MTSQNTINQLIINTPYEEPNKYWHYNRHTKLFSCENGRRPAGYIIASENSKNSDDPGIFVEIPLVNQIRPRVKKWRQQNHPGVTGITKRLLEHWHNKNERENPFFFCQLEAIETLIWLTEAPAAEKVGIDIPNDGGNFKRLCSKMATGSGKTIVMAMLIAWQILNKITYPQDTRFAKAIFIVAPGLTVKNRLQVLLPFGENNYYENFNIIPISLLEKLRQGKVLITNWHSLNWETTEQLAKNKSVDKRGAKSNEAYVREVLGEIANHKNIVVINDEAHHAWRTNSNSPLKGVSKEDIEEATKWIGGLDRIHQVRKILTCFDFSATPFSPSGKKSSEEALFSWIVSDFGLNDAIESGLVKTPRVVIRDDAQFGKDYKSRLYHLYADPEIKDDVNRKAKPNEPLPDLLKNAYYLLGKDWLETAKAWQESGHKVPPVMISTANRTETAARIKYSFDHHKILIDELCIPEKTLHIDSKVLEIAESQSEKTAIDTTEVNENDTEEEEPARKLSKKQQAELLRLTVDTVGQIGKPGEQIQNVISVGMLSEGWDAKTVTHIMGIRAFSSQLLCEQVVGRGLRRTAYEVNPETNLLEPEYVNIFGVPFTFIPHESNDGTPPPPPSPKTEIKPVPEKQQFEIKFPNIIRLDYVYQPELKLNLSQVDALKLDAFETRQLAELAPIVDGKPDVTKIKAIDLETLAQKLRMQRIIFEVARDVFEQMKPDWKGSKSSLMAKLIKLIESFIESDKIVISPLNFDEKVRRILIALNLTKIVQHIWHAIYTENTQILVPVFDSAHPIRSTADMRTWYTGKFCEYTQKSHINCCVFDSTWEASEAFELDRNPHVEAWVKNDHLGFEVLYLFEGIVRKYRPDFIIRLKTGSCLILETKGQFTRRDEAKRRFLLQWIEAVNLDRRFGFWQFALSPNPADVKMILDEAVQTSK; encoded by the coding sequence ATGACCTCTCAAAACACAATCAACCAACTAATAATCAACACCCCCTACGAAGAACCCAACAAATACTGGCACTACAACCGGCACACAAAACTCTTTAGCTGCGAAAACGGAAGAAGACCAGCCGGTTATATTATCGCCTCAGAAAACTCAAAAAACTCCGACGATCCCGGCATATTTGTAGAAATACCCCTAGTTAACCAAATACGTCCCCGCGTCAAAAAATGGCGCCAACAAAACCACCCCGGAGTCACCGGCATAACCAAACGCCTACTCGAACATTGGCACAACAAAAACGAACGAGAAAATCCCTTTTTCTTCTGCCAACTAGAAGCCATAGAAACCCTAATTTGGCTAACAGAAGCACCCGCCGCCGAAAAAGTAGGAATAGACATTCCCAACGACGGCGGAAACTTCAAAAGATTATGCTCAAAAATGGCCACCGGCTCAGGCAAAACAATCGTCATGGCCATGTTAATTGCATGGCAAATACTTAACAAAATCACTTATCCCCAAGATACAAGATTTGCCAAAGCTATATTTATTGTAGCCCCCGGATTAACAGTCAAAAATCGCCTGCAAGTCTTATTACCTTTTGGCGAAAACAACTACTATGAAAACTTTAATATTATCCCCATTAGCTTATTAGAAAAACTCCGTCAAGGCAAAGTTTTAATAACCAACTGGCATAGCCTCAATTGGGAAACCACAGAACAACTAGCCAAAAACAAAAGCGTCGATAAACGCGGTGCAAAAAGCAATGAAGCCTATGTGCGTGAAGTTTTGGGAGAAATTGCCAATCACAAAAATATTGTAGTCATCAACGATGAAGCACATCACGCCTGGCGAACAAACAGCAATTCCCCACTAAAAGGAGTCAGCAAAGAAGACATCGAAGAGGCGACAAAATGGATCGGAGGATTAGATAGAATTCATCAAGTTAGAAAAATTCTTACCTGCTTTGATTTTTCTGCAACTCCCTTTTCTCCCTCTGGCAAAAAAAGTTCAGAAGAAGCATTATTTAGCTGGATTGTAAGTGATTTTGGCCTCAATGATGCCATCGAATCAGGATTAGTAAAAACCCCCCGCGTCGTGATTAGAGATGATGCACAATTTGGCAAAGATTATAAATCTCGGCTTTATCATCTTTATGCAGATCCAGAAATCAAAGACGATGTAAACCGCAAAGCAAAACCTAATGAACCTTTGCCAGATTTGCTAAAAAATGCTTATTATTTATTAGGAAAAGATTGGTTAGAAACTGCAAAAGCTTGGCAAGAATCTGGTCACAAAGTGCCGCCGGTGATGATTTCCACAGCTAACCGCACAGAAACCGCAGCTAGGATTAAGTATTCTTTTGATCATCACAAAATTTTAATCGATGAACTTTGCATTCCCGAAAAAACTCTACATATCGATTCAAAAGTTTTAGAAATTGCCGAATCTCAATCAGAAAAAACCGCAATAGACACAACAGAAGTTAACGAAAATGATACAGAGGAAGAAGAACCGGCCCGGAAATTATCCAAAAAACAACAAGCTGAATTACTGCGTTTAACTGTTGATACTGTCGGCCAAATCGGCAAACCAGGTGAGCAAATTCAAAATGTAATTTCGGTGGGGATGTTATCAGAAGGATGGGATGCTAAAACCGTTACTCATATTATGGGGATTCGGGCTTTTAGTAGTCAACTTTTGTGTGAGCAAGTTGTGGGGAGAGGGTTAAGAAGAACCGCCTACGAAGTTAACCCAGAAACCAATTTACTTGAGCCAGAATATGTTAATATTTTTGGTGTTCCCTTCACCTTTATTCCCCATGAATCAAACGACGGAACACCCCCACCACCACCGTCTCCGAAAACCGAAATTAAGCCGGTGCCGGAAAAGCAGCAATTTGAAATTAAATTCCCTAATATCATTCGTTTAGACTATGTTTATCAGCCAGAATTAAAGTTAAATCTCAGCCAAGTTGATGCCTTAAAATTAGACGCATTTGAAACAAGACAATTAGCAGAATTAGCGCCTATTGTTGACGGCAAACCAGATGTTACTAAAATTAAAGCCATAGATTTAGAAACCCTGGCTCAGAAATTACGAATGCAGCGGATTATCTTTGAAGTTGCCAGAGATGTTTTTGAGCAAATGAAACCAGACTGGAAAGGCAGTAAATCATCACTTATGGCTAAGTTAATCAAGCTTATTGAAAGCTTTATTGAGTCAGATAAAATTGTGATTTCTCCGCTAAATTTTGATGAAAAAGTGCGGCGGATTTTAATTGCTTTAAACTTAACAAAAATTGTTCAGCATATCTGGCACGCTATTTATACAGAAAATACCCAAATATTAGTGCCGGTTTTTGACTCAGCACACCCCATTCGTTCCACCGCAGATATGCGAACATGGTACACCGGCAAATTTTGTGAATATACCCAAAAATCCCATATCAATTGCTGTGTTTTTGATAGTACCTGGGAAGCCAGCGAGGCTTTTGAATTAGACAGAAATCCCCATGTAGAAGCCTGGGTAAAAAATGATCATTTGGGTTTTGAAGTTCTTTATCTTTTTGAAGGCATAGTGCGAAAATACCGGCCCGACTTTATCATCCGTCTCAAAACCGGCAGTTGCTTAATTTTAGAAACCAAAGGACAATTTACCCGCAGAGATGAAGCCAAGCGCCGGTTTTTGCTTCAATGGATAGAAGCGGTAAATTTAGATCGACGTTTTGGTTTTTGGCAGTTTGCTTTGTCGCCAAATCCAGCCGATGTTAAAATGATTTTAGATGAGGCTGTGCAAACATCAAAATAA